CGTGGACGGCCCGCCCACCGGCGTGGTGCAGATCGCCCACGGGCTGGCCGAGCACGGTGAACGCTACGACCGGTTTGCCAGGGCGCTCAATGCGGCCGGCTTCGTGGTCCACGCGGTCGACCACCGTGGGCACGGGCGCACCGCCAACGGGCGACTGGGTGACATCGGTGCGGCCGGCTTCGGTGGCCTGATTGCCGACGTGGCCCAGTTCGGCGCCGCGCTGCGCGCGCAGCACGGCGGCCTGCCGGTGTTCCTGTTCGCGCATTCGATGGGGTCGTTCGCCGCGCAGGCGGCCATGCTCGACCACTCCGCCACCTGGTCGGGCGTGGTGCTGTCCGGCTCGACCGCGCTGGACGCGTTCGGCGCGGCCATGGCCAACGCGCCCGCGGACGCCCCCGCCGGGCTCGAAGCCTTCAATGCCGGCTTTGAGCACCGCACGGGCTACGAATGGCTGTCCCGCGACCCCGCCGAGGTGGACGCCTACG
The bacterium genome window above contains:
- a CDS encoding alpha/beta fold hydrolase; translated protein: VDGPPTGVVQIAHGLAEHGERYDRFARALNAAGFVVHAVDHRGHGRTANGRLGDIGAAGFGGLIADVAQFGAALRAQHGGLPVFLFAHSMGSFAAQAAMLDHSATWSGVVLSGSTALDAFGAAMANAPADAPAGLEAFNAGFEHRTGYEWLSRDPAEVDAYVANPWCGWDVPADVIPALFAPAPRVADPVLLAGIRSDLPVLIASGDADPLAGGGALIQLLGQRYREAGLADVTVKLYPGARHEILNETNRDEVTADIVAWLRAHAA